The genomic segment GATGCGTTTCGCGTCGTTGAAGACACTGGGCGCGAGCCGTTTTACTGCCTTTCGATGTTTCCGTACCCCTCAGGCCGCCTGCACATGGGCCACGTGCGCAATTACACCATCGGTGACGTGGTCAGCCGCTATCAGCGGATGAAGGGCAAAAACGTGATGCAGCCGATGGGCTTCGACGCCTTTGGCCTGCCGGCCGAGAATGCGGCCATCAAATCCAACGTCGCCCCCGCCGCGTGGACCTACGACAACATGGCGTACATGCGCACGCAGCTGGACGCGCTGGGCCTGGGTTTTGACTGGTCGCGCAGCTTTGCCACCTGTGAGCCGCGCTTTTACCGCTGGGAGCAATGGCTGTTTGTGCAGTTGTTTAAGAAGGGCTTGGTCTACCGCAAGAACTCGGTGGTCAACTGGGACCCGGTGGACCACACCGTGCTGGCCAACGAGCAGGTGATTGACGGCCGCGGCTGGCGTTCGGGCGCCATCGTCGAGCAGCGTGAGATTCCGCAATGGTTCTTGCGCATCACCGACTATGCCGATGAACTGGTGGATTGCCTGGATCAGTTGCCGGGCTGGCCCGATGCGGTGAAAGCCCAACAGGCCAACTGGATTGGTCGCTCAAAGGGCCTGGAAATCGACTTTGCGCTGGCTGACGGCTCGGGCGCACTCACCGTGTACACCACGCGCCCCGACACGCTGATGGGCGTGACCTTCGTGTCGGTGGCCGCGCAGCATCCGCTGGCGCTGGCCGCGGCGGAACGCGATTCAACCGTCGCCGCCTTCATCGATGAAACCCGCAAGACCGGCACCGCCGAAGCCACCCTGGCCACGCAAGAGAAAAAGGGCGTGCCGCTGGGTATTTCGGTGATTCATCCACTCACCGGCGAAGCCGTGCCGGTGTGGGCTGCCAACTTCGTGCTCATGGGTTACGGCACGGGCTGCGTGATGGCAGTACCCGCACACGATGAGCGCGACTGGGAATTTGCCAGCGCATTTGGGTTGCCGAAAAAGGTGGTGATTGCAGAGCGCCCCCTCTCCCCCGCAAACGTATACGTTTCCCCTCGTCCCGCGAGGGAAGAGGAGAGTCAAGGCAACACCCCTCTCCCGCAGGCGGGAGAGGGGCAGGGGGAGAGGGCGCGTCCGCAGGACGCGACAGCGCCCGACATCAGCCAAGGTGCCTTTACCGACACCGGCATCCTCATCAACTCCGGCCGCTTCGACGGCCTCGACTTCGACGCCGCATTCGCCGCCATCAAGTCCGATCTGGAAGGGAAGGGCCAGGGCCGCGAACGCATCAATTACCGCCTGCGCGACTGGGGCGTGAGCCGCCAGCGCTACTGGGGCTGCCCGATTCCCATCGTCTACTGCGACGCCTGCGGTGACGTGCCGGTGCCCGAAGCGGATTTGCCAGTCGTGCTGCCGGAAGACCTGAAGCCCGACGGCGCCGCCAGCCCGCTGACCCGCACGCCGAGCTTCTATGAGGTGAGCTGCCCAAGCTGCGGCAAACCCGCGCGGCGCGAGACCGACACCTTCGACACCTTCTTTGAATCGAGTTGGTACTTCGCGCGCTTTGCCTGCGCCGACAACGACACGGCCATGCTAGATGAACGCGTGCGCCACTGGCTGCCGGTGGATCAATACATCGGCGGCATCGAGCATGCGGTGCTGCACCTGCTGTACGCGCGCTTCTTTCATAAGCTGATGCGCGACGTCGGCCTGCCGGTGGCAGGCGATGAGCCGTTCACGCGGCTGCTGTGTCAGGGCATGGTGATTGCCGGCACCTACTACCGCCAAGAGGCGGGCGGCAACAAGGCCTGGATCAACCCCGCCGACGTCGAGGTACTGACCGACGAGCGCGGCGCGCCGGTCAGCGCCGTGCTGAAGGCCGATGGTCAGCCGGTGGTGATTGGCGGTCGCGAGAAGATGTCGAAGTCCAAGAACAACGGCGTAGACCCCGAAACCATGGTCGCGCGCTTCGGCGCCGATGCCGTGCGCCTGTTCATGATGTTTACCGCGCCGCCCGAGCAGAGCCTCGAATGGAACGATGCCGGCATCGAAGGCGCGGCCCGCTTCCTGAAACGGCTGTGGGCCTTCGTAACCGGGCTTGCCGATGCCCCGGCGCTGGACACCGCCGCCCTCGATGCCGGGCAGAAAGACCTGCGCCGCAAGGTGCACGAAACCCTCGCCAAGCTCGACGACGACTACGGCCGCCGCCAGACCTACAACACCGCGGTCGCCGCCTGCATGGAGCTGCTCAATGCCCTGATGAAGGCAGCCGATGGCGCCACGGGTCAGACCGCTGCCGTGCTGCGCGAAGGCGCCGAGTCGCTGGTGCTGGGCTTGGCGCCCATCGTGCCGCACATCAGTCATGCGCTCTGGCTGCAGCTGGGTCATCGCGACGCGGTGATTGACGCACCCTGGCCGCAGGCCGATCCGGCCGCGCTGGTGAGCGACACCATCAGCCTTGTCGTGCAAGTCAACGGCAAGCTGCGTGGCCAGATCAACGTTGCCAAAGACGCTGCGCAGGACGCGATTCTCGAGGCCGCGCTGGCCGAGCCCAACGTGCAGAAATTCCTCACCGGTGAGATCAGAAAGAAGATCGTGGTGCCGGGTCGGTTGGTGAACCTGGTGGTGGCCGGATGAGCCAACGCCTCGCGCCCGGTCTCTGCCTTGCATTGCTGGCGCTGTTGCTCAGCGCCTGTGGCTTTCGCCTGATGGGCGATCGGCCGCTGCCCGAGTTGCTCGATGTGGTGTTCATTGACGTCGAAGCACCGTACCGGGTGCGTGAGCCGCCGGTTGAAACCCACCTGCGGGCATTGCTGCAGCGGCGTGGTGCGAGCATCCGGACGCGCAGCGGTGACGGGGTGACGGCCGTCCGTATTCAGGAATTGAACACCGTTCGAGAAGTGCTTTCGGTGGGTCCCGACGGCAAGGCGCTGGAGTTTTTGCTGCGCACCACGGTGCGTTATCGGGTCGAGCGCGACGGCACGGTCCTGGTGCCCAGTGATTACCTCGAGATCAGCCGCGATTTCAGCTTCAACGCGGATCAGGTGCTGGCCAAAGACGCCGAGGAAGCACGTCTGCGTGCCTACCTGCAGACCGAGCTGGCCGAGCTGATTCTGATTCGTCTTGAAGCGCGATTGGGTGGTCTGCCCGCGCCGGCCCCGGCCGTGGTGCCCGCAGTGCTAGCGCCAGCAAACGCACCGGGTGCATGACCTCGATGTCGTGAAGGCCCCGACGGCGTAAGCCTGCGGCGATGTGCGTTGCGCAGCCGATGTTGCTGCTGACGATGACCTGCGGCGACAAGGCGCTGGCAGCCGCCAGCTTGGGCGCGAGATGTGCATCGGCGATACGCGGATGGGCCAGCAGATGATGCCCGGCTGCGCCGCAGCAACTCGGTGCCGCGTCGAGCTCGACCACGGTCAGACCCGGAATTCTTGCCAGTAACCCGTCAATGTCGGCATCGCTGCCGAGTGCATTGCGGTGCGTGCACGGTCGTTGCACCGCGACGCGCAGTGGCAGTGATCGCGGCGTCAGGTCGGCCGGCCATCGTTGTCGAATCAGGCTCAGCACTTCGTGATGGCCGGCGCGCAGCGCCGCATCCGGATGCGTGCGCAACTGGGCGGCGCAGCCGCTGGCGAGGCTGACGATGGGGCGCGTGCCCGCTGCTCGGGCCAGTGCGCTCTCCTGTTGCGCTGCCAAGTCTGCCAGTCCGGCGTGGCGTGCCATCGCCCCGCAGCAGACACCGGTCAGCGACCGGCTGGCGATGCCCAGCGCGCCGAGCACGGCCTGCGCAGCCTCATCCGTTGCCGGGTCCAGTGCGGCGCCGACACAACTGCCAAAACGCCAGAACTCGGGCTGTTTGGTGACCGAGGTGGGACGGGTGATGGTCTGGGCCGGTCGGCCGACCTTGGGGGGCAACAGACTCAGAAGACGAATCAGCGGGTGACGGTGCGCGTATCTGGCTGCGAGGCGGCCGAGTGTGCTGACCTGCCAGAGGCGCGCGCTCCAGCGCAGCAATCGTTGTCCGAGCGGATGGGTCAGCGCGGCGATCCAGTGACACAGGCCCGGCTGTGGTCGTTCCGCCAGCAGGCGCGCGCGCCCCGCGTCCAGAATCTGGTGGTAAGGCACGCGCGCCGGGCACACGGGTTCACAGGCGCGGCACCCCAGGCAGCCGTCGAGGTGTGCTTGCAAGCCATCGGTGGCGGCCAGCGCGCCGCTGGCCAGCGCCTGCATCAAGGTGATGCGGCCACGCGGTGAATCGCCTTCGTGTCCGGTCTGTCCGTAGCTGGGGCAATGCGGCAGGCAGAGCCCGCATTTGACGCACTGGTCGGCAGCCTCAAACGGAAAATCGGGGCGATGGGCCATGGTCTTTATAATACGGGTTGCGGTTTTCGGGCCGTGCCCATTTTTCGTCAAGGATTCGTTGATGCGTTGTTTTCGGCTGTTGCCGCTGTTTTGCCTGCCCGTCCTCGCTTGGGCGCAAACCGAAGAAGTCATGCCCACCCCGGCGCCGCAGCCGGTGATTGAAGAAGCAGCCCCAGCGCAGCCCGCCGACACGCAACCTGCTGAGTCGTCACCCGCCCCCGAAGCCGAAGACCCGGCGGCTGCAACGCCGTCGGCCGCAGAGGGCGAAGACGCTGCGGCAGAAAGTGCGGCGTCTGGCGAAGCGCTGACCGAGTCCGAGAAGCAGACCCTTGCCGAAGCCCAGGCCGAAGTCGAGGAGGCGCCCGGTCCATGGAGCGGTGATGTCGGATTTGGTTACCTGTCGACCACCGGCAGCTCCGAGGCCACCAGCTACAACACCAAACTCGGTCTGACGTATTCGGTTGAGCGGTTCAAGAACGCGTTTTCGTTCAGCACCATCTACGGCGAGCAGGAAGGCGTGCGCGCCATTGAGCGTTACACGCTGACCAACCAGTTTGACTACAACCTCAACGTTCGCGATTTCGCCTTTGTGGCGGTCGATTTCGAAAAAGATCTGTTCGGGTCAGTTCGGGAGCGCACCAGTCAAACCTTCGGTTACGGTCGTCGGCTTTTGCGCGGGCCGGTCCACACCTTAAATGTCAATGCCGGTGTCGGTAGTCGGCAGCAGTTGCCGCAGGAGGGTGGCAGTCGAGAAGTCGACTTCATTGGCCGTGTGTCGGCCGACTACCTGTGGAAGATCTCCGAGACCAGTTCGTTCTCGCAGAAGCTGCGTATCGAGTCGGGCGTCGAAAGCACGTTCACCGAGGCCGTTAGCGAACTGACGCTGAGCATCATCGGTAACGTGGCGGCCAATGTGTCGTTTACCGCGCGCGACAACAGCGTGGCGTCAATCAATTCGCAGCGCACCGACACGTTTACCGCGGTCAACCTTGCCTACCAGTTCGGGAAGTAGCCGGTGACCAGCACGTCCGCAACCCACTATCGGCATCACGTTTTTTTCTGCTGCAACCAGCGGGAGCCGGGCGGCAGGGTGTGCTGCAACGACGCCGGCGCCAGTCGGCTGCGGGACTACGCCAAGCAGCAGGTCAAGAAGCTGGGGTTGGCCGGCAAGGGTCGGGTGCGTGTCAACCAGGCCGGGTGCATGGAGCGCTGCGAGGAGGGTCCGTGTCTGGTGATCTATCCTGAGGCCGTCTGGTACACCTACCGCAGCGAAGCCGACATCGACGAAATCATTCGCAGCCACGTGCAGAACGGCGAGCCGGTGACGCGGCTGCGCCTCCCCTGACAAGGCCATTCCTGCAACGTGGTTACAGCAGCGGTGGCTGCACTTGTAATGGCGAGCGACTGGGCGTTGGAGTCGGTGTCGGGAGGGGCGTGAGTTCGATGTTGTCGTCCGGCACCTCGGGTTCTCGCGCAAACGCGGTATCGGTCTTCCACACCAGCATGTCGTAGTAGGTGCGCACGCTCTTGACGTAGTGCAACGCCTCGAAGCCGCGCGCGTAGCCATAGCGGGTCTTGGTGTGCCACTGGCGTTGGGTGAGTAGCGGCAGGTTCTTGCGCAAGTCGGCCCAGCGGTTGCGGTTGCCGCCGCGCATGTCGGTGAGGTCGCGCAGGTCCAGTACATGGCCCAGGCCAAGGTTGTAGGCGGCCAGCGCCAGCCAGGTGCGATCGGGCTCGGACACGTCCTCAAAGTGATCGAGGAAGCGCCGCAGGTAGCGGGCGCCACCGGCAATGCTTTGCGCCGGGTCTTCACGGTCAGTCACACCGAGAAATGTCGCGGTGTCGCCGGTCAGCATCATCAGGCCGCGAACGCCGGTGGGACTGACAGCGCGCGGGTTCCAGTGTGATTCCTGATAGCCGATGGCCGCGAGCAGCCGCCAGTCCAGACCCTGGGCCTCGGCCTCGACTTCGAAATAGTCACGGAACGCGGGCAAGCGGGTCTTGATGTGCTCGGCCAGTGTGATGGTGCTGACAAAATCCAGTGGCCCGCCGTTGCCGAAATGTCGCGCCAGCAACTCGGTCATCACTGCCTCGGGGAGTTCTTCGAAGAAGCGTTCGGCGGCGTCGACCAGACTGGTGTCCAGAGATTTTCTGAAGGCCCACGCCAGAGGCTGGTCGCGCGTCAGTGCAAAGGCCACGCGCAGACGTGGGTAGTAACGCTGGTGAACGGCGACCAGTGTCGAATTTGCGACGGTGTAGCGCAGATCGCCCTGTTCCACGGCGTAGAGCAGCGCTTCGGCCTCTTGTTCGTCGGCTTCGCCCCAGACCAGATTGGGATGCCCCTCTGACAACTCGGTGAGGCGTTCGCTGTGCACGGTTCCGCGCGGCACCATCAGTGTGCCGTCAAGGTCGTCGATCGACGCGGGCTTGGGGGTCCCCATCCGGTAGACCAGCTCGGCGCGCACCGTTTGCAGGGTGGGTCCGAAGTCAAAGCGCTTGCGCGCGACGTCAGTGACGGTGATGCCGGCAGCGGCAACATGCGCCTTGCCGTCCGCCACGGCCTGCAGCGCAGCGGCGTGGGAGTCGACAACCACAAGCTCCAGCTCGACCCCCAACGATTCGGCAAAGTGCTGTGCCAGCTCAAAGTCAAAACCGCTGGCGCCCGAGCTGGTCTGGTAGTAGGTGGTCGGGCTGTTGAGGGTGGCCACGCGCAGGGTGCCGCTGGCCATGACACGGCTGACCAGGTCCTGCGGCGGTGAGCAGGTCATTAGGCTGGCCAGCAAGGCCGCCGCCAGCACAAACGGTAGCGCGCGCCACAGGCGATCCAGCAGCCCTGGCAGGTGTCGCAAGATGAGGGTGGGCGTGCCCGTCATGGCGTGTGATCGTTCAGTTTTGGCGTCCGGGCTGCGTCACATTATCTGCGCACCGCAGTGCATCAAAACAGCCGGGCCCGGTTCTGAGATTGCGCGCGGTGCGTGTCGTTGTCATGGCTGGTTGAATCGCTCGTGAAACCGTACAATCGCGTCCGCCGGAGGGGTACCGAAGTGGTCATAACGGCGCCGACTCGAAATCGGATGGTCTCTCAAAAGGAGGCACAAGGGTTCGAATCCCTTCCCCTCCGCCAGTACAACAACATGCAGCACCTGAATCGCCCCGGCTTTGCCGGGGTTTTTTGTGGGCGCTTATCGAGCGTCCCCCGCCTCGGGTGAGTGACCGATGAAGCCGCCCGACTGACGCGCCCATAACGCAGCATAGAGTCCGTTTCGGGCGATGAGTTCGGCGTGACGGCCCGTCTCGATAATGCGTCCCTCGTCGAGAATAATGAGGCGGTCCATGGCCGCGATCGTCGACAGCCGGTGGGCGATGGCGATAACCGTTTTGCCCTCCATCAGGGTGCTGAGTTGTTCCTGGATGGCGGCCTCCACTTCGGAGTCCAGCGCCGAGGTCGCCTCGTCGAGAATCAGGATGGGGGCATCTTTGAGCAGCATGCGCGCGATGGCGATGCGTTGCCGCTGGCCCCCCGAAAGTTTGACGCCGCGCTCCCCGACGTGGGCGTCCAGCCCGCTGCGCCCCTGACCGTCGACCAGTTCGGGGATGAACTGATCGGCATGGGCGCGTTTTGCAGCGGCCCAGATCGCGGCATCGTCAGCGTCGGGGCGACCGTAGCGAATGTTGTCGCGCACCGAGCGGTGCAGCAGCGAGGTGTCTTGCGTCACCACGCCGATCTGTTGGCGCAGTGAGGCTTGTTGCACTTCGGCAATGTTTTGACCGTCGATGCGGATGGCACCGCCCTGCAGGTCATAGAAGCGCAGCAGCAGGTTCACCAGGGTTGATTTGCCGGCACCCGAGCGGCCCACCAGCCCGACGCGCTCGCCGGGGGCAATCTGCAGCGACAACTGCTCGAACACGGCTTTGCCGCCGTCGTAAGCGAAGTCAACCTGATCCAGCGCAATGGCGCCGTCAGTGACGACCAGCGGCGGTGCGTCGTCGATGTCGGTGAGCGTCACCGGCTGGGCCAGGGTGTTGATGCCGTCCTGCACGGTGCCGATGTTTTCGAACAGCGAGGCGACCTCCCACAGGATCCAGTCCGACATGCCGCGAATGCGCAGAACCAGCGCAATGGCCACCGCAATCGCGCCTAGGCTGATGGCGCCTTGTTGCCACGCCACCACCGCCATGCCGCCCACTGCAGCCAGCAGCACCGCGTTGAGCGTTTGCAGGCTGACGGTGAGCTTGGTCACCAGCCGCATCTGCCGGTACACCGTGTCCATGAAGCTGGCCATGGATTCACGGGTGTGAAGCTGCTCGTCACGCGTGTGGGCAAACAGCTTCAGGGTCTGGATGTGGGTGTAGGCATCAACGATGCGCCCGGTCATGTCGGCACGTGCGTCGGCCTGCTCCATCGAGATACGCCGCAGTTTCGGCACGAAGTGGCGCAGCAGGGCGACGTAGCCGACCAGCCACGCCACCAGAGGCACGATGAGCCAAGGTTCGGCTTGCCCGACCAGCAGCATCGCACCGAAGAAGTACACGGTGACGTAGACGAAGACGTCCAGCACCTTGACCACCGATTCGCGGATCGCCAGCGCGGTCTGCATCACCTTCTGCGACAGGCGCCCGGCGAATTCTTCCTGAAAAAACGCCAGGCTCTGGTTGAGCAGCATGTTGTGCATGCGCCAGCGGCCGATCATCGGGTAATTGCCGAACACGGTCTGATGCGCGAGCAACGACTGCATGAGAATCGCCAGCGGGTAGGCCAGGACGATCAATGCGCCCATGGCCAGCAGACCGAGGCCGTGCGTGTCCCACAGGGTGTCCGGTTGGGCGGCGCCCAGCCAGTCGACGAGCGTGCCGAGAAAGCTCATGAACGCCACTTCAATCACCGACACGGTGGCGGTCATGGCTGCCATCGCCGCCAGCCAAGGCCTCAGGGGACGTGAGAAATAAAGAATGAAGCCGAACAGCGATTGCGGCGGCGTCGGTTGCACCGCGTCGGTCGGCAGCGGTGGCAACGGGTCGATGCGGGTTTCAAAAAAGCGGAAGAGCACGGCAAGCCACAGCGGCAGATGGGCGCGCAGTTTGGCCAACTTGGCGTGGACGCGTGAAGGCAAAACGCATGAGACGAAATTGTCGGGCTGTGGCCCCATCCCGGTGAACATGAATTTCTCCGCCTGCAGTCCCGCATTGGCCAGCGGTTGGGTCAGTCCGAGTGGGACGGCACTGGCGTTCAGACCGGCGTCGCCACCAGCATCGGCGCCCGGCAGGTGCCGGACGCTCGGGCGTTGACCCTGTCGGCTGCGCTGGTGCAGGCAGACAAGCTGCTGTACGCCGCCAAGGCGGGCGGCAAGCAGCGACTCAGCTTCGCGACCGCCACCGCCACCGCCACCGCGCAGGTAGCGGGGTGACGAAAGGCGGCTATCGACCCTCGAAGTGGGGTAGCTGACGGGCCAGCACCGCCTGAATGGCGTTCCAGGAATCATCGGTGCGTGCGCACGTCGAAATGGCGCGGGCCTCGAACTCCAGTTGGGTTTCCAGCGGCTGATCGCCACTGGAGAGCAACAGCCGTTTCATCTCGCCAAAGGTCTTGGTTGGGCCTTGCGCGAGTTGCGTGGCCAGCGCCAAGGCCTCGGCGTCAAGTTGTTCGTCGTCGACCACGCGCGACACCAGCCCGTAGCGCTGCGCGTCTTCGGCACTCCACTTCTCGTTGAGCATGACGAAATCGGCCGCCTTGCGGCTGCCCACCCGGCGCGGAAAGTAATAGGTGCCGCCCGAGTCACTGACAAAGCCGATGGCATTGAACGCCGCGTAAAAGCTGGCTGAGCGCGCGGCCAGCGCAAAGTCGGCCATGGCCGTGAGAGACACCGAACCGCCGGTGGCCAGCGCGTGCACGGCAATCACCACGGGTGCATCGGCGCGGGCAAAGCGCGCGACGGCCATGTGCAGGTCAGCGGTGGCAGCCTTGAGCCGCCGTGGCAGCAGGTCGCGGTCGGCGCCCAGCCACTTCAGATCGGCGCCAACGCTGAAGTACTTGCCCTGGGCGCGGATCAGCACGGCGCGCACCTCGGGGGTTTCGTCACACTCGATGGCGACGTCACACAGCTCGCTGCAGAAACGTTGGTCGAAGGGGTTGCCGCGCGCCGGCTGGCTGAGGGTGACGTGGGCAACGCCGTCGATTACGTCAAGGGTAACGGCACGTTCGGTCATGGCGGTCTTTTAGGGGGTTGGGGTGGATTGGGCTTTTTCGCGCATGTCGCGGCCGGCAAGCTCACTGCGCAGTTGATCGAGATTTTCCTTGAGCAGTGTCGCCACCAGCGCATCGGTGCGCGGGTCGTGCAGCACCTGCTGGACAACGTGCAATGACGAATCGACGGTGGCCTGAATGATGTCGTCGTAAAACGGCAGCCGCGACAGCCGCCCGGCGCGCGTGTCGGCGAGCACCTTCTCCTGAATCATGTCGCGCAACTCGTCGTCGTGAAGCTCCAGTGCCCGCGCCACGTTTTGCGTGAACTTGCCGTAGGCCATCACGTCGGCAACCTCGCCGAGCATCGCCACGGTGAGCGGACGCTTGATGGCATCGACAATCGCGCCAGTGAAGCGGTTGACCAGCCGGTAGGTGAATTCCTCGCCAAACGCACGATCAGCCGCGTGGCCAAAGCGCGACAGAATCACCACGATGCGGATGATGCGGACCAGTCGAAAGCCGCGGAACATGGGATGGGCCACCGGAATCATCCCGAGAATTTCGTACCAGTTCTTGGCGATGAACGCCCAGCCGCCGCCCTGCGACCGCCAGCGAAACAAGAACTCGACAAAGAAGATCGCGCACAGTGCGACATCGATCTGAATGATGAGACGCACGGTGTCGGCCGGCAGGTCGGCGAGCATTTCCCAGGTCAGCAGACCCACCGAAAACACCGCCAGCAGCAGCATCAGCCAGTCGATCCAGCTGACGCGGTGCGCGGTGTCGTCGTGGCTGCGGTCCGGGGCCGGGGTGGCAGCGGCGGTCATTTTGGTTCTCACGAGGAACAGCTCACCGACAGCGCCGCCGACCAGTCCGGCGGTAGCGCGGCCAAGTCGTCCATGCCGGGCTGCTCGGTAAACGGCTGCATCAGTGCCCGCATCAGCCGGTCGAGCACGCTGAAGTCGTCTTGCTCGGCGGCGCGAATTGCCAGTTCCAGCAAGTGATTACGCGGCACATAGAGGGGGTTCACGGCGTCCATGGCGGCTGTGCGCGTCGCCTGCGACAGCGACTCGCGCGCCAGCCGCGCGTCGTAGCGGGCCAGCCAGTCGGCGAGTGCGCCTTGGTCAAGCACCAGGTCAGCCAACAGTGCGCGGCGCGGCAAATGGCGCAGGCACAGCGTGAAGTCGTGACGACCCTTGGCGATCAGTCGCAGAAAATCCTGCATCAGCGCATCGTCCTCGGGCTGCTGCGTCGCCAGGCCGAATTTGGCGCGCCAGCGGGCACTGACGGTGTCGGTATAGACCGTGGCGAAGCTGCCGAGCAGCGTGTTGGCCTGCTCGATGGCGACGGCATCGTCGTCGCTCAGCAGGCTCAGACAGGCCTCCAGCAGCCGCGCGCAGTTCCACTGGCCGACGGCGGGCTGCTGGTCCCAAGCGTAGCGGCCGGAATGATCAGAGTGGTTGCAGATGTGCTGTGGGTCGAAGGCGTCGAGAAAGCCGTACGGGCCGTAGTCGATCGTCAGACCGAGAATGCTGAAGTTGTCGGAGTTCATCACGCCGTGGCAAAAGCCTACGGTTTGCCACTGCGCCATCAGTTGCGCGGTGCGACGAATCACCTCGGTCAACCAGTCGGCATAGCGGCCGACGGACTGGGGAAAGTGCTGGGCAATCACCGCGTCGGCCAGTTGCCGGACCTGGTCGGTTTGCCCGCGCGCTGCGTAAAACTCGAAGTGGCCGAAGCGCAAGAAACTGGGCGCAATTCGCAGCACGATGGCGGCACGCTCAACGGTTTCGCGCCGCACTGGCTGGTTCGATACGCCCAGCGCCAACGCCCGCGTGCTGGGGATGCCCAATGCATGCAGTGCCTCGCTGGCGACGTATTCGCGCAGGCTGGAGCGCAGCACGGCCCGGCCGTCGGCGCCGCGTGAATACGGGGTCGGCCCGCTGCCTTTGAGCTGCCAGCTACAGAGTTGGCCGTCTGCGCCGTGATGGCGGCCAATGAGGTGCGCGCGGCCGTCGCCGAGTTGCGGCACAAACTGGCCGAACTGGTGGCCGGCGTAGACGCTGGCCTGCGGGCTTGCGCCGGGTAGTGGCGCCAGTCCGGCGATCACCTGGCGGAAGCCATCACCGCGCAGCCAGTCGGCCGGCAGGTTCAGCGTGGTGGCCAGCGCACTGCTGTGGTGCGCCAGCTGCAGGTCCGCCAACGGGGTCGGCGCACAGGGCACGCAAAACGCCGGGTCCAATGCCTCGAAGGCGGTTTCGAACGTCGGCAAATTCGACACTAAAGAGGTATCAACCATGGCCCGAGTTTAACGGCCCTGTTCGACCGGCTCGGCGCCGAGGCTGCGCGCCACCATGTCGGCGAGGCCTTCGACCAGCTTGGGGAACGGCATCGGCGGGTTGGCCTCGCCCAGGTGCCGCACCACGGTGAAGATGCCGCCGTTGATCCAGATGTAGCTCATCACCGGCAGGTCGGCGCGTCGCATCAGCGCTGGATGGTGGGCGACGTATTGCATCAGGAAGCCCATCAGCACCTGCCGTAGCGGCTCGTCGGGGTTCTGGCGCGCCAAC from the Polycyclovorans algicola TG408 genome contains:
- the leuS gene encoding leucine--tRNA ligase — its product is MNAPAPTPVYDPSTIESAAQAYWAAHDAFRVVEDTGREPFYCLSMFPYPSGRLHMGHVRNYTIGDVVSRYQRMKGKNVMQPMGFDAFGLPAENAAIKSNVAPAAWTYDNMAYMRTQLDALGLGFDWSRSFATCEPRFYRWEQWLFVQLFKKGLVYRKNSVVNWDPVDHTVLANEQVIDGRGWRSGAIVEQREIPQWFLRITDYADELVDCLDQLPGWPDAVKAQQANWIGRSKGLEIDFALADGSGALTVYTTRPDTLMGVTFVSVAAQHPLALAAAERDSTVAAFIDETRKTGTAEATLATQEKKGVPLGISVIHPLTGEAVPVWAANFVLMGYGTGCVMAVPAHDERDWEFASAFGLPKKVVIAERPLSPANVYVSPRPAREEESQGNTPLPQAGEGQGERARPQDATAPDISQGAFTDTGILINSGRFDGLDFDAAFAAIKSDLEGKGQGRERINYRLRDWGVSRQRYWGCPIPIVYCDACGDVPVPEADLPVVLPEDLKPDGAASPLTRTPSFYEVSCPSCGKPARRETDTFDTFFESSWYFARFACADNDTAMLDERVRHWLPVDQYIGGIEHAVLHLLYARFFHKLMRDVGLPVAGDEPFTRLLCQGMVIAGTYYRQEAGGNKAWINPADVEVLTDERGAPVSAVLKADGQPVVIGGREKMSKSKNNGVDPETMVARFGADAVRLFMMFTAPPEQSLEWNDAGIEGAARFLKRLWAFVTGLADAPALDTAALDAGQKDLRRKVHETLAKLDDDYGRRQTYNTAVAACMELLNALMKAADGATGQTAAVLREGAESLVLGLAPIVPHISHALWLQLGHRDAVIDAPWPQADPAALVSDTISLVVQVNGKLRGQINVAKDAAQDAILEAALAEPNVQKFLTGEIRKKIVVPGRLVNLVVAG
- a CDS encoding heterodisulfide reductase-related iron-sulfur binding cluster, translated to MAHRPDFPFEAADQCVKCGLCLPHCPSYGQTGHEGDSPRGRITLMQALASGALAATDGLQAHLDGCLGCRACEPVCPARVPYHQILDAGRARLLAERPQPGLCHWIAALTHPLGQRLLRWSARLWQVSTLGRLAARYAHRHPLIRLLSLLPPKVGRPAQTITRPTSVTKQPEFWRFGSCVGAALDPATDEAAQAVLGALGIASRSLTGVCCGAMARHAGLADLAAQQESALARAAGTRPIVSLASGCAAQLRTHPDAALRAGHHEVLSLIRQRWPADLTPRSLPLRVAVQRPCTHRNALGSDADIDGLLARIPGLTVVELDAAPSCCGAAGHHLLAHPRIADAHLAPKLAAASALSPQVIVSSNIGCATHIAAGLRRRGLHDIEVMHPVRLLALALRAPRPGPARADHPIALQDESESARPARSAGRHADVLPRRLWPAPDPR
- a CDS encoding DUF481 domain-containing protein, with translation MRCFRLLPLFCLPVLAWAQTEEVMPTPAPQPVIEEAAPAQPADTQPAESSPAPEAEDPAAATPSAAEGEDAAAESAASGEALTESEKQTLAEAQAEVEEAPGPWSGDVGFGYLSTTGSSEATSYNTKLGLTYSVERFKNAFSFSTIYGEQEGVRAIERYTLTNQFDYNLNVRDFAFVAVDFEKDLFGSVRERTSQTFGYGRRLLRGPVHTLNVNAGVGSRQQLPQEGGSREVDFIGRVSADYLWKISETSSFSQKLRIESGVESTFTEAVSELTLSIIGNVAANVSFTARDNSVASINSQRTDTFTAVNLAYQFGK
- a CDS encoding (2Fe-2S) ferredoxin domain-containing protein — encoded protein: MTSTSATHYRHHVFFCCNQREPGGRVCCNDAGASRLRDYAKQQVKKLGLAGKGRVRVNQAGCMERCEEGPCLVIYPEAVWYTYRSEADIDEIIRSHVQNGEPVTRLRLP
- the mltF gene encoding membrane-bound lytic murein transglycosylase MltF is translated as MTGTPTLILRHLPGLLDRLWRALPFVLAAALLASLMTCSPPQDLVSRVMASGTLRVATLNSPTTYYQTSSGASGFDFELAQHFAESLGVELELVVVDSHAAALQAVADGKAHVAAAGITVTDVARKRFDFGPTLQTVRAELVYRMGTPKPASIDDLDGTLMVPRGTVHSERLTELSEGHPNLVWGEADEQEAEALLYAVEQGDLRYTVANSTLVAVHQRYYPRLRVAFALTRDQPLAWAFRKSLDTSLVDAAERFFEELPEAVMTELLARHFGNGGPLDFVSTITLAEHIKTRLPAFRDYFEVEAEAQGLDWRLLAAIGYQESHWNPRAVSPTGVRGLMMLTGDTATFLGVTDREDPAQSIAGGARYLRRFLDHFEDVSEPDRTWLALAAYNLGLGHVLDLRDLTDMRGGNRNRWADLRKNLPLLTQRQWHTKTRYGYARGFEALHYVKSVRTYYDMLVWKTDTAFAREPEVPDDNIELTPLPTPTPTPSRSPLQVQPPLL